The window AGAAAAGGATATCTTTTCACGCCTGTAATTTAGGACAAACACTGGAACTGGGATTTGCCACAGAACCTGCAGACATCTATCAGCAGTCAGAAAATGTAAGACTTTCTCATACCATTATTTACTGCAACTTCTATGTCTTACACAAGTTTGCATAGCAAGGCTGTTTGGACACTGGATCCTCATCGAAAGGAGGTGGCACTTGTCCATACACCATCTCACAACTCATATCTTCAAAATCTGCAAAAAGAAATTAACAGCATTGTAAATCTCATAATGATTTAACAGTGAAACAAAATTGGCAGCAAAAAAGGGATGAGAATCAACTAAAAGTATCACTTTGGAACAACAAACTTCAGATATTAAAAGTTTGGAGATTCAACATAGGTTGTAGtaatcaaggttctaaaacttgggtTTTGACTAGGTTTCGACTAGCCAGAaaacgagttcgtctcggtttcgaccacatctcggtcgaaacttgagATTTTTTCcaagctaactcgaaccttggtttcaaggcccagaagttgtttttttgccctgattcttgttgtgctacctattttttacattttaaactcaatccatgcattagtttcacatagataacactaaaaatattacttgtggttttgatccaagtttgatactgtatattgttcttggacatggtatcaaataaggtttgatcgaaacataattccttcaatataaatgagatttaagcaatcttggatttgttagaaagctttgtttaatttgattgctttccaataagtccaagattgcttaaatttgatttatctTGAAGGAaatatgtaccggtcaaacttaatttggtgtgtgcaaTGCTgccaaaatcgctctgaatgaaaatatttttttggacatcaaaacaaatgaatattttatcgtatttttggtttttagcaatgttttaccatattaagatttatagaatttttagatttgagaaaaaccccagcattagaaagttgaaaattgcacccatcgtcgaaaatccaatttttgttcttgaactggggggttgattttttttttcttttggaatttattttttaattatttttattggattcaaataagaggtatttgcttatttatgaataatatcttaagtaaatgtatttacttaaatgatattacgaataactaagtgtctgtcatGGTTTCTGGCCttgtttctggcataaatacctaTTTGTCttagtttcgagccaagttttccttggtttcgatgggcatatgtgttgaaaccaccgaaatatggtcgaaaccatcgaaacccgatCGAAtctagggattttataaaatcccccttcaactcgtctcggaaacttgggaaaccgagttaactcggtggtttcgacaggtttcggtcgagtttttATTCCATGGTAGTAATAAGGTAAAAATCATTATACGATGCATCAAAATGTGCATCAAAGAGTGACAAGCCTAGAGAGAATCCAGATCAATAGGAGCCGCCACTTGAACTTACAAAATTATAAAACCAAGTAGCTGGGTCACAGGAAAatgttaaaaatcaaaatttataggCATTTGTGGACTAGataagataaaaattcaaaaatcagTTATAAGCAAAAAGTAATCAAGTAATACGAATCTAGTAACGTTatatgaatataataataaaggatttaaacaaaaagtaactagcaaaaaaggaaaatctttGCACTAAATCCAGGATAATACATTAAAGgttctttaaaattttaaagaacGTGTAACAAAAACCAGTTCAGGAAGATAAAGCTGCATACTTGGGTTCATTGTTAAGGGAAGTCCAAATTCATTGGTGAAAAAATCTTGAGTAGGGATCTTGCACATATTCACGCACATTCCAACGCAACCACTATTCTCCAAGTACCTTAGTGGATAGAAATGATAAAATCCGCATCAGTGTTCTCATACAAGGGACACATATCCATGCTGATTGCTTAGATCTATATCAGATCCATGAAGTACTTAGTAAAAGTAACCGTTGATTCTACAAGTGCAGAATTCTGAAGTTTGGAATTTACTGAAGATTGTTTGAAATCCAAACTTTCACAAGCATCATCACCACAGCTTGCCATTTCAAAAGTTATGCCAGAGAAGAACCAAATTTCCTACCTGCACTTCTTTATATGGACTCCACTTCTTTGCTTCACTCCATTTACCTCCACTTCCACAACCTAGGAGATGTTCATTGCTAAGTATAACAGATATAAGCATTTtaaaactgaaaacaaaagCAGATCCAACAACGGAAATTCAATGTTTTAGCTACTTTGCAAGGTATGGAAAGGAAAAAGGCACTGATGAGTAACTTTTGCACGTTCTTTAAGCAAAGTTTTGGTGACCATTAAATACAATGCAGCAACTAGGAGGACAAGGAAGTGGAAAAGCACAGTAGAATTGGTTGCTTTTGACAAAATCAACATGGAGCTTAAACCAGTCCATAACACATGGTTGCTTGGGGTAAAAACATCCAGCGAACCCTAACGCATCCAACAAAAAtgacatttttggtggcaaGTATATGAAATTAAGCTTAGTTTGAGTTGAACAGAGTTGTTGGAAGGTAATTTTAGAATCCAGTCACCTGAATCAATTTTAGAGACTTGACGCCTATGAATTCAAGTGAGGTTGGAGCTATAATTATTGAAACCAAACGTGAAATTTTGGAAAGCTTACCTCAGAAGGTCCAACTAACCAGTGGAAGAAAGGAACCGTCAATGCAGCATTGAACTCTGCGGCCcattttgtaggtggaaataATTTTCGGAACTGCAACAAATTGTCAATATTTATTCATTAATGATGGAATCCATGATCAATAACACCACAGAAGTACATTGTATTAAGCAGAACTATATCCCCCAAATACTAGgaaagaatgaaaagaaaagaagacacaAAACGGCAGAGGACCTGAGCAGGGGCACCGGGAGGTAGCATAGAAAGAAGGACCTCTCGTACTACTTGCTGTTGTTGCAAACGGGACCTCCCTTGCATTACCCTTCTCGATACATCCACGAAGCTGTCGTAGTCGTAATTCCAAGCAGAAGacgcagtggtggtggtgggggaaGCAGCGTGTTTCTTCATCTTGCGGGCGAACAGAGCCATGAACACCTTCTCCAAGAACCCATCTCTGTATTGTGTTTTCTGCCCCAGTGGAGCCGGCTCTCCTGACGGTTCGGCAATTGCGCATCGGAGCACAAAGTTGCCGCTGCTCCGCCGCCTCCATCTCCCACTCGTATGACGCCTATGTGGATGACCAGTAAGCATTGTGGGACTGGGAGTGAGAGGAGGATGAGGACATCCTACCCCTACCCCTTGCAAGTTGAGGAGAACCACCATGAAAtgaatcaatctctctctttctctctctctcacacaactCTACTTTggctcccaagtcccaactcccTCGCACTACGAAGAATAAATTACAGAGAGCATCTCAATTTCTCACACTCTTAGAGGACAATACACTGAACATAACACTTGGTTAGAGTTGTTTCCGCCTCTTCTCCACTCCCTCCAGAGTCCGGATCAGatgaatttttgtttttattttatttgttttgtaagTAAAAAAATTATCTGGGTTTCTGAAATCTGAAGTGCCAAATATTCtcgaacttttttttttttttttttttctggtttggaTTTTATGCGAGCGAATTACGACCCCAAAAATGGAAATAGTTACGAGGACAAATTAGAAGCCACGCGCCTCGACCGTAATGGATGGCATTGGAGACACCAGTGATTTAGGATAACTAGAGCCACACAAATATTTACAATTGGAAAAGGATAAATGATAAATTCCAGACGAAGTTGGgcatctttttccttttttcttaggaagTGATTAATGAATAATAATGATTATTGGAGATGAAGTAGAACTTACAACGGCAACGCCATGCCAGGCCAATATGGTCCACATCCATGATCCATCAATTCAGTTCTTcatctgcaaaaaaaaaaaaaaaaaaaaaaaaaagggaagagatgAACAGTGTTTCTACATTCGTTTTTACATTGGTTTTACTCATTGATTGAGTCGTGGTCATGGACTCAAGGTGAGGGGTCGGAAATTCGAAATTCTCGAAGCCTCTGAATTCTCAAAGGTCAAAGTTGCAGAAGATCCTGGAGACGCTTCTCCACGTCGTCTAACCGAACTCCCCAATCCCTGTTTATGCTCAACGGACGAACGCTGCTGTAGTCCATCGCATCCTCTTCTGCAACTCCTCCACGCCCATTTCTCCGCCGCTTCCTGCTGCCTTTGCCCCTCCCAGCCGCCGCCGTCTTCTGTAATGCCAACAGGACATCCGATCCGCTTAAAGCTGTCTCCGCTCTTCCCCCTTCTCCATCTCCCCCTGCGCTTCTTCTCTCGTTCGTTCTTCCTGATTCACTTGAAACCCTCGAGTTACTGGGCTGTGGAACCTCCGGTTTGAGGGCGGAGAGCACGGCCTGCCCTACGCCTCCTATCTCTTCACCAGCATTCTCTTGGACCGCCGTACGGTTGCGCCTCCGCTGTTGCCTGGCCGACGCAACGATTGCGCCACCACACCACTTGAGCTGCTGGGTCAGGTCCGTCACTGACAGGAGAGTGGCGGTACTTGATCTCCTCAAGGTGTTGCAGCGGTAAGGCCTTGGTCTCACTGAGATTGATAAAGACGCAATTTTGGTTGCCACTTCCATTCTGGATTTCTGATTCAGTCGCCAACCAAAATTAATTTACTTCGCCCTaacggtctctctctcttttcagtCACAACTCTCAAGTCTTACCTCACCTTCCAAGTCTCCAAGTAAGGGTGGCAATTCTTACCCGCGCTTCCCCGGGCCTGGTAGGTCCGCCctacctagggcctggtttaaACTCACACATTTTAGCTTAGGCCTGGTCCGTGTTTGGGCTTAAATATTGTGACAGGCCTGGCCTGCCCCAAGCCCAGTACAGTCAGGCTTTGgcttgaattttatttttttttggttgaggCTTGGACTTGAATATGTGAGCCCACCCAGGGCCTGCCCAGCACATTTGATATATGAAtaattaatgggaaaaagatctctatcaTTAGTAGAGTCAGGTTTGAGCTTGAATATGTGAACCCAACCTTGGGCTTTCCCAGCACATTTGATATATGAATCATTAATgggaaaagatctctgtccgggagtgtggcctacgccagcactcccatgagtctatctctctcctccccatgtgaaaagacacctctgcacccttgttttaaggaggagagagatggacacatgggaatgctagcgtaggccacactattggacagaaaattgcttcccttaattaatatagggaaaaagaagactATGTGTAGCCTGCGCCAAGACATAAgaagggtgaaatgatcaccccaccccctTGATGCCTTTGAGCGCACTCTCAATGGCCCACGTGCTGGTGCAAAGGCCACAACCTGGCAGTGATGCCCCTCCCATGAATATATATTAGGGAGAAAAAAATGCTACATGGACACGTGCGGTGTGCTGCCCCTGTGCCAGACACAAGGGCAGGCGGGCGAAATGATCGTCGCCACCCATGGAAAAGCGGAATTTTCTTGGGGGCacagtggtcatttcacccacccttgtgtctgggcgcaagggCAACATACCGCAcacccaggtagcgttctctctTCCTATATATTATATGGGATAATGTTCTCTGTTCGAGAGTGTAATGTATGCTAGTGTTTCCCTATGCCTATCGCTCACTCCTCCTTCCTATGAAATTATATATTTGCCCCAtgttgtgggaggagagagatagtaATCCCAATTAGAGAACTCAATCCCATATTTTATACAGGGGAAATATTAATATCACGCTTTTTGTAGAAgagatatttcttttttttgttaaaaatagAAGAGATATTTCATGTTCAACACATTATGCAATTTAGAAACATCTCTCATTTAAATATGGGTGCTtcttgcataaaaaaaatatacatacatCCAATTATCACCAATATGCTGAAGTGAAAAGTCGTAACTTTCTTTTTATTGCCCATTCTCTTATTATTTCTAAAACTTATTTAATGTAAAAGTAtgaaaaaatgttttcaaaatgATTTAAAATGACCCATCATTATATCGTTTAAAAATTACATACTTTTCGAACaggcatgtgaaatgatagaatTTACCTTCTttggattatatatatatatatatatatgttagtTGACATTTTTTCCACCAACTTTGATCACGATAAGATTTCCCCTTTAAACATTGAGAAAACTTTCCCAAACAACTATCCCACTTGACTCAACTCCCTGAATATAGAGCTATGGGCAAAGCTGGGTTTCTTGGCATGCCTCAAAACATTGGATCAAATTCTTTTGTTTCAGCATGGGAAGAGCATTCTCATCTCCACTGTTGATTTGTGATTACAGTGTTGGACGGAACTGTCCCTTCTCAACAATTGAATTGCTAAAGGTGCAACTAATATGGGCCTTCCCTTATTGTAATCAAGTCTTGGGGATCAAATCCTGCCGACACCTAAGAGGTGGATTGGGGTAGTTAAAAATAAGGCAAAAGGTTTCGTGAACGGTCATGTATGGTGCACGACTGTGCCTGCAACCATTTGATGGGTATGAGGAACCATATACTGTTCACAATcatgcccatccaatggttgaaagcaCTACCGTGCACATGCACGGCTGTGTATGAAAACTCTCCCCTAATAAATACATATGCTTTCCTATTTGGTGTGTAACTTCGAAAGAATCATTGTTTAGGTTGGGGATTTATCCTTCTATCCCAAAAAAGACTGTCCagtttgaaaaaacaaaacccacAACTTGTACTGTACACAACTATGCGCAAGCTAAACACCATGtatatttctctgttttttagttgtttctgttgttttcataaataaaaaaaaacccacaactTGAGAAGGTTGTCATTAATGCATATCAAATGTGTGGATAATTAAATAAATGCATTAttaaaaaatccaccaaaactTTATATCTTGATTTTTAAAATGGGAAAATATTTTGGGACAATGAAAATATCTTTATGGGAAGTAGGGAGTAAAACACATGGATGGGCATTCTGTGTCATGTGACAAGATCTTCTTTTGTCAATGGAGATTTTCCCGTTTGGTATATTAGGGCTTCAGACCAGTGTTCGCTTAGGATTGAAACATTTGGGCTCCAGTGAACTGAGTTTACCAGACCCGAAGCTCAGAGAATACCCAGACAAACCTGGGCAAAAGCCAAAGCACACTCAAAGAGGAATTATGAGATGCATGCACTAATGAACAATTAGGCCTTTACTCATTGGGCGCATATGTAAAGTATTCCTTCCCGATGTTAGAGTTGCTATAAATTAACAATATCTCCCAACCATTCTATAACAAAATTTTCTCCAAACAAACTGAAACGCCTTAACCAGCTCAGTACAAGTATATGAGGTCTAAATGGATTTTGACTCCAATACCAGAATGTTCCACTTGCAGCCAGGACCTTGATCTGTGTTAATCAAGCCTCAGACACATGGGATTTTACCGATGACCCACCTACATATGGGAGATGCATGTTCAACAGTTCAACCAATGTGCTTGCATACGTAAACATTTTCTAGGATTTTTATGCCTCATGGTTGTAATTTGTATACGCCCCGTCATATATAGAAGCAAACAGTAACAATGTTTCAAAGCGCCTTCCTTAATGTAGACGGTGAAGGGAGATagatcattttctctctctgcGACTTTCAAGAACGTTATGTTCTGCGTACTGATAGTCTGATACTATCTCAAACTTTTACAAGTACTGTTTCAGTGAGATATAGTGGAAACAAATAACTACTCAGAGACAACAATGACAAATGCTTAATCATCCAAATTGCGGCATAAATATTAGCCCATTCAGACTAAATGAAATTTGTATGCAGAAAATCTTCATTTCAGTTATAATCACCGAGTAAAGTCACATGCAAATTAGCTGAGT is drawn from Telopea speciosissima isolate NSW1024214 ecotype Mountain lineage chromosome 1, Tspe_v1, whole genome shotgun sequence and contains these coding sequences:
- the LOC122672627 gene encoding beta-carotene isomerase D27, chloroplastic, with amino-acid sequence MVVLLNLQGVGVGCPHPPLTPSPTMLTGHPHRRHTSGRWRRRSSGNFVLRCAIAEPSGEPAPLGQKTQYRDGFLEKVFMALFARKMKKHAASPTTTTASSAWNYDYDSFVDVSRRVMQGRSRLQQQQVVREVLLSMLPPGAPAQFRKLFPPTKWAAEFNAALTVPFFHWLVGPSEVVEVEVNGVKQRSGVHIKKCRYLENSGCVGMCVNMCKIPTQDFFTNEFGLPLTMNPNFEDMSCEMVYGQVPPPFDEDPVSKQPCYANLCSVANPSSSVCPKLQA
- the LOC122672646 gene encoding uncharacterized protein LOC122672646 gives rise to the protein MEVATKIASLSISVRPRPYRCNTLRRSSTATLLSVTDLTQQLKWCGGAIVASARQQRRRNRTAVQENAGEEIGGVGQAVLSALKPEVPQPSNSRVSSESGRTNERRSAGGDGEGGRAETALSGSDVLLALQKTAAAGRGKGSRKRRRNGRGGVAEEDAMDYSSVRPLSINRDWGVRLDDVEKRLQDLLQL